The Lysobacter enzymogenes genome window below encodes:
- a CDS encoding YiiX family permuted papain-like enzyme, giving the protein MSRAAALRAVFACALAATLTLGAACARAAPPPVRDGDLIFHASRSAQSLAVQSATGSRYSHMGVVLHRDGKPYVFEAVEPARYTPLDAWIARGQGRHYVLKRLRQPPDAAQAQRLLAQAERMRGKHYDLAFGWSDDRLYCSELAYKLFDRAMGVRIGKLQRLGEFRLDDPAVKAKLRERYGARVPLGETVVSPAAMFDSPLLETVASG; this is encoded by the coding sequence CGTTTTCGCCTGCGCGCTGGCCGCCACGCTGACGCTGGGCGCGGCCTGCGCGCGCGCCGCGCCGCCGCCGGTGCGCGACGGCGACCTGATCTTCCACGCCTCGCGTTCGGCGCAGAGCCTGGCGGTCCAGAGCGCGACCGGTTCGCGTTACAGCCACATGGGCGTGGTGCTGCATCGCGACGGCAAGCCGTATGTGTTCGAAGCGGTCGAACCGGCGCGCTACACCCCGCTGGACGCATGGATCGCGCGCGGCCAGGGCCGGCATTACGTGCTCAAGCGCTTGCGCCAGCCGCCGGATGCGGCGCAGGCCCAGCGCTTGCTGGCGCAGGCCGAGCGGATGCGCGGCAAGCATTACGACCTCGCTTTCGGCTGGTCCGACGACCGGCTGTATTGCAGCGAGCTGGCCTACAAATTGTTCGACCGCGCGATGGGCGTTCGCATCGGCAAGCTGCAGCGCCTGGGCGAGTTCAGGCTCGACGACCCGGCAGTGAAGGCCAAGCTGCGCGAACGCTACGGCGCGCGCGTGCCGCTCGGCGAAACGGTGGTGTCGCCGGCGGCGATGTTCGATTCGCCGCTGCTGGAAACCGTCGCCTCGGGCTGA
- a CDS encoding DUF938 domain-containing protein, with amino-acid sequence MTERPYSPSCERNRDPILAVLREHFADRREVLEIGSGTGQHAVHFAAAMPWLRWQCSDGAAYLPGIRLWLAEAALANTPPPLELQAIVEPAPGFAPPPPLPRGGDGVARGFDAVFSANTLHIMGWPQVEAFFAGLATVLADDACVVVYGPFNYAGAYTSDSNRDFDGWLKARDPASAIRDFEAVDALAAAIGLRLRADIAMPANNRCLVWRRG; translated from the coding sequence ATGACCGAACGTCCGTACTCGCCCTCGTGCGAACGCAACCGCGACCCGATCCTCGCCGTGCTGCGCGAACATTTCGCCGACCGCCGCGAGGTGCTGGAAATCGGCAGCGGCACCGGCCAGCACGCGGTGCATTTCGCCGCGGCGATGCCGTGGTTGCGCTGGCAATGCTCCGACGGCGCCGCCTATTTGCCGGGGATCCGCTTGTGGCTGGCCGAAGCGGCTTTGGCCAATACACCGCCGCCGTTGGAACTCCAGGCCATCGTTGAGCCCGCGCCCGGTTTCGCGCCGCCGCCGCCGTTGCCGCGCGGCGGCGATGGCGTAGCGCGCGGCTTCGACGCGGTCTTCAGTGCAAACACCCTGCACATCATGGGCTGGCCGCAGGTCGAGGCGTTCTTCGCCGGCCTGGCGACGGTGCTCGCCGACGACGCCTGCGTCGTCGTGTACGGGCCGTTCAACTACGCCGGCGCCTATACCAGCGACAGCAATCGCGATTTCGACGGCTGGCTCAAGGCGCGCGATCCGGCCTCGGCGATCCGCGATTTCGAGGCGGTCGATGCGCTGGCCGCGGCGATCGGGCTGCGTCTGCGCGCGGACATCGCGATGCCGGCCAACAACCGCTGCCTGGTCTGGCGCCGCGGCTGA
- a CDS encoding sialidase family protein, producing the protein MRATLPSSLLCVLALAVAGCQQATPPAPAAKPEATPAAATPQWRVSDWPLPVAAAAAQPDLIAAPDGGWLLSWIEPGEHGGHALKFARAGRDGRWDAPRRIAAGRDWFVNWADTPHIAASADGALWAHWLQKSAPATYAYDVVLTRSGDGGATWSKPLKVNDDGTATEHGFVSLWPDGADGLGVAWLDGRHTGAAAGEGGHAGHRGAMSLRAARFDAKLARSLDHEIDAMTCDCCQTDAAPTARGPLLVYRDRDAQEIRDIAATRRDGEAWSEPRHVNADRWTMPACPVNGPSVAARGEAALVAWYTAAGGESKVQAARSDDAGTSFGAPLLLDRGEPVQGRVEAALGADAAWVLWLREDKQGQTLWLARLAPDLSRELQRIEVARVPGRGRGTGFAQLALGDGVAYVVWTELVDGAARLRGARVQAEAGSAPDARPQPEATVSSSGESNIAAGDTTVSPSGTRAP; encoded by the coding sequence ATGCGCGCAACGCTGCCGTCTTCGCTGTTGTGCGTACTGGCGCTGGCCGTGGCCGGCTGCCAACAGGCGACGCCGCCCGCTCCCGCCGCGAAACCCGAAGCGACGCCGGCCGCGGCAACGCCGCAGTGGCGCGTCTCCGACTGGCCACTGCCGGTCGCCGCCGCCGCCGCGCAGCCGGACCTGATCGCCGCGCCGGACGGCGGCTGGTTGCTGTCGTGGATCGAACCCGGCGAACACGGCGGGCATGCGTTGAAGTTCGCGCGCGCCGGCCGCGACGGTCGCTGGGACGCGCCGCGCCGCATCGCCGCGGGCCGCGACTGGTTCGTCAACTGGGCCGACACGCCGCATATCGCCGCGAGCGCCGACGGCGCGCTGTGGGCGCACTGGCTGCAGAAGTCGGCGCCGGCGACCTATGCCTACGACGTGGTGCTGACCCGCTCCGGCGACGGCGGCGCCACCTGGTCGAAGCCGCTGAAGGTCAACGACGACGGCACCGCGACCGAGCACGGCTTCGTCTCGCTGTGGCCCGACGGCGCCGACGGCCTCGGCGTGGCCTGGCTCGACGGCCGCCACACCGGCGCGGCCGCGGGCGAGGGCGGCCACGCCGGCCACCGCGGCGCGATGAGCCTGCGCGCGGCGCGCTTCGACGCGAAGCTGGCGCGCTCGCTCGACCACGAAATCGATGCGATGACCTGCGACTGCTGCCAGACCGACGCGGCGCCGACCGCGCGCGGCCCGTTGCTGGTCTATCGCGACCGCGATGCGCAGGAGATCCGCGACATCGCCGCGACCCGCCGCGACGGCGAGGCCTGGAGCGAGCCGCGCCACGTCAACGCCGACCGCTGGACCATGCCGGCCTGCCCGGTCAACGGCCCGTCGGTGGCCGCGCGCGGCGAGGCGGCGCTGGTGGCGTGGTACACCGCCGCGGGCGGCGAGTCCAAGGTGCAGGCGGCGCGCAGCGACGACGCCGGCACGAGTTTCGGCGCGCCCTTGCTGCTCGACCGCGGCGAGCCGGTGCAGGGCCGGGTCGAGGCCGCGCTCGGCGCGGACGCGGCCTGGGTGCTGTGGCTGCGCGAGGACAAGCAGGGACAGACCCTGTGGCTGGCGCGGCTGGCGCCGGATCTGTCGCGCGAACTGCAACGCATCGAAGTGGCGCGGGTGCCGGGGCGCGGCCGCGGCACCGGCTTCGCCCAGCTCGCGCTCGGCGACGGCGTCGCTTATGTGGTGTGGACCGAACTGGTCGACGGCGCCGCGCGGCTGCGCGGGGCGCGGGTGCAGGCCGAGGCCGGCTCCGCGCCGGACGCGCGGCCTCAGCCCGAGGCGACGGTTTCCAGCAGCGGCGAATCGAACATCGCCGCCGGCGACACCACCGTTTCGCCGAGCGGCACGCGCGCGCCGTAG